A window of Streptomyces sp. SAI-127 contains these coding sequences:
- a CDS encoding sugar ABC transporter permease, which produces MQHGKYRFIVGFLALPLGLYALFVVWPFIQSIYYSFTDWTGLSPEFKMVGLDNYRRMLDDEIFWKSLQHSLIFALVLPVVTISLALFFSFMINVGGRKRRGGPVVTGVRGSSFYKIVYFFPQVLSIAIVALLFAFAYNPDSGAINSILRGIGLGSIQPLWLGDPSLALWAVMAVLVWSTVGFFVVLFSAGMASIPADLYEAALLDGAGRASTFFRITLPLLWDTVQSGWVYMGILALGAESFAVVQIMTTGPGGPDYSTTVMVLYVYQKAFRDGQAAYATTIGVALLVVTLAFAALVMRLGRRERLEY; this is translated from the coding sequence ATGCAGCACGGCAAGTACCGGTTCATCGTGGGGTTTCTGGCGCTGCCCCTGGGACTGTACGCGCTATTCGTGGTCTGGCCGTTCATCCAGTCCATCTACTACTCGTTCACGGACTGGACCGGCCTGAGCCCCGAATTCAAGATGGTCGGCCTGGACAATTACCGGAGGATGCTGGACGACGAGATCTTCTGGAAGTCCTTGCAGCACAGCTTGATCTTCGCGCTCGTGCTGCCGGTGGTGACGATCAGCCTGGCGCTGTTCTTCTCCTTCATGATCAATGTCGGCGGACGGAAGAGAAGGGGAGGCCCGGTCGTCACCGGTGTCCGGGGCTCCTCCTTCTACAAGATCGTGTATTTCTTCCCGCAGGTCCTCTCGATCGCGATCGTCGCCCTGTTGTTCGCCTTCGCGTACAACCCGGACAGCGGTGCCATCAACTCGATCCTGCGCGGAATCGGGCTCGGCAGCATCCAGCCTCTGTGGCTGGGCGACCCGAGCCTCGCCCTGTGGGCCGTGATGGCGGTCCTCGTGTGGTCCACGGTCGGTTTCTTCGTGGTCCTCTTCAGCGCCGGTATGGCCTCCATCCCGGCGGACCTGTACGAGGCCGCGCTGCTCGACGGGGCGGGGCGGGCCAGCACGTTCTTCCGGATCACCCTGCCGCTGCTGTGGGACACCGTGCAGTCCGGCTGGGTCTACATGGGCATCCTGGCCCTCGGCGCCGAGTCGTTCGCGGTCGTACAGATCATGACGACCGGACCCGGCGGCCCCGACTACTCGACCACCGTCATGGTCCTGTACGTGTACCAGAAGGCGTTCCGTGACGGGCAGGCCGCCTATGCCACCACCATCGGCGTCGCCCTGCTCGTCGTCACGCTGGCGTTCGCCGCCCTGGTGATGCGGCTGGGCCGGCGCGAGCGGCTGGAGTACTGA
- the ngcE gene encoding N-acetylglucosamine/diacetylchitobiose ABC transporter substrate-binding protein — protein MGSTSAENSNNGSAGVGRRDLIKRSAALGLISVPTMSFLSACASSGGDDSGDKAKAGKKTAKNPLAVNDTAQMEFVLFDGGFGKEYAEDAVKIYETNFPKAKVKFSATQKIQSTLQPRFNQGTPPDLIDNSGAEQMDMGVLVGKKQLADLTPLLDAPSYDDPSKKVRDTLRPGIVEMGQFDGDPVWIMYYAYTVYGVWYSQKALDSLDEQYPETWDQMLAVCEKAKKKGMAGWTYAGKYPYYLPFSLYPMIGKVGGVEVLDAIDNLEPNAWKNPAVKACFDAYYELYKKGYVLKGTPGLDHIQSQTAWAQGKALFIPNGSWVENESANVIPKDFDLVVSAPTGIDSSDKMPFGTIWASGGEPFIVPAKAKNTAGGMEQLRIMLSEAASKNFTSKVKSLTAYNGGTDGITLTPGLKSGVAALEKAGDNVVNPRLQDWYVQLQKEQIGVAGLGEMMAGRLTPAEAIKKIQGYADAAAKDSSIKHYKHQ, from the coding sequence ATGGGATCCACTTCCGCCGAGAACAGCAACAACGGCAGCGCGGGTGTAGGCCGCCGCGATCTGATCAAGCGGTCGGCCGCACTCGGTCTGATCTCCGTCCCGACGATGAGTTTTCTGTCCGCGTGCGCCAGCAGCGGCGGCGACGACAGCGGCGACAAGGCCAAGGCGGGCAAGAAGACCGCGAAGAACCCGCTGGCCGTCAACGACACCGCGCAGATGGAGTTCGTCCTGTTCGACGGCGGCTTCGGCAAGGAGTACGCCGAGGACGCCGTGAAGATCTACGAGACGAACTTCCCCAAGGCCAAGGTGAAGTTCTCCGCCACCCAGAAGATCCAGTCCACGCTCCAGCCCCGCTTCAACCAGGGCACCCCGCCGGACCTCATCGACAACTCCGGCGCCGAGCAGATGGACATGGGCGTCCTGGTCGGCAAGAAGCAGCTCGCCGACCTCACCCCGCTCCTGGACGCCCCGTCCTACGACGACCCGAGCAAGAAGGTCCGCGACACCCTGCGCCCCGGCATCGTCGAGATGGGCCAGTTCGACGGCGACCCCGTGTGGATCATGTACTACGCCTACACGGTCTACGGCGTCTGGTATTCCCAGAAGGCCCTCGACTCGCTCGACGAGCAGTACCCGGAGACCTGGGACCAGATGCTCGCGGTGTGCGAGAAGGCCAAGAAGAAGGGCATGGCGGGCTGGACGTACGCGGGCAAGTACCCGTATTACCTTCCCTTCTCGCTCTACCCGATGATCGGCAAGGTCGGCGGTGTCGAGGTCCTCGACGCCATCGACAACCTGGAGCCGAACGCCTGGAAGAACCCGGCGGTCAAGGCGTGTTTCGACGCCTACTACGAGCTCTACAAGAAGGGCTACGTCCTCAAGGGCACCCCCGGCCTCGACCACATCCAGTCGCAGACCGCCTGGGCCCAGGGCAAGGCGCTGTTCATCCCGAACGGCTCCTGGGTGGAGAACGAGTCGGCCAACGTCATCCCCAAGGACTTCGACCTCGTGGTCTCCGCGCCCACCGGCATCGACTCCTCCGACAAGATGCCCTTCGGCACCATCTGGGCCTCCGGCGGTGAGCCGTTCATCGTCCCGGCCAAGGCGAAGAACACCGCGGGCGGCATGGAGCAGCTGCGCATCATGCTCAGCGAGGCGGCCTCGAAGAACTTCACGTCCAAGGTCAAGTCGCTGACCGCCTACAACGGCGGCACCGACGGCATCACCCTCACCCCGGGCCTCAAGTCCGGTGTGGCCGCGCTGGAGAAGGCCGGCGACAACGTGGTGAACCCGCGTCTGCAGGACTGGTACGTCCAGCTCCAGAAGGAGCAGATCGGTGTGGCCGGCCTCGGCGAGATGATGGCCGGGCGGCTCACCCCGGCGGAGGCCATCAAGAAGATCCAGGGCTACGCCGACGCGGCCGCGAAGGACTCGTCGATCAAGCACTACAAGCACCAGTAA
- a CDS encoding GH92 family glycosyl hydrolase: MTVGSQGAAVALPEASAPADRGFTSSFEAGEPAPDWTSSVDGDRASGVDGGYSTGIPGNVTDQVTDVRASAENTGGGEVKENLVDGEPGTKWLAFESTGWAEFDLAKPLKVVTYALTSANDFAERDPRDWTLKGSTDGKDWKTLDTRSGESFDERFRTKSYDIADPAEYQHFRLEITKNNGADGILQLADVQLSTGGGEGPVPPDMLSLVDRGPSGSPTAKAGAGFTGKRALRYAGRHTADGRAYSTNKVFDVDVAVDPLTRLSYRIFPSMADGDRDYDATNVSVDLAFTDGTFLSELGARDQHGFALSPKGQGAAKVLYVNQWNNVVSRIGSVAAGKTVDRVLVAYDSPSGPAKFRGWLDDVTLERAAPEKPKAHLSDYALTTRGTNSSGGFSRGNDFPATAVPHGFNFWTPVTNASSLSWLYDYARANNADNLPTVQAFSASHEPSPWMGDRQTFQVMPSAAPGTPDTGREARELAFRHENETARPYYYGVRFENGLKAEMTPTDHAAALRFTYPGDDASVLFDNVTDQAGLTLDKDAGVITGYSDVKSGLSTGATRLFVYGVFDKPVKDGSSAGVKGYLRFDAGADRTVTLRLATSLISLDQAKDNLRQEIPDGTSFETVRDRAQRQWDRLLGKVEVEGATQDQLTTLYSSLYRLYLYPNSGFEKVGSKFQYASPFSPMPGPDTPTHTGAKIVDGKVYVNNGFWDTYRTTWPAYSLLTPSQAGEMVDGFVQQYKDGGWTSRWSSPGYADLMTGTSSDVAFSDAYVKGVDFDARSAYDAALKNATVVPPSSGVGRKGMATSPFLGYTSTDTHEGLSWALEGYLNDYGIARMGQALHAKTGEKRYKEESEYFLNRARDYVNLFDSRAGFFQGRDADGDWRVESAGYDPRVWGYDYTETNGWGYAFTAPQDSRGLANLYGGRSGLAEKLDEYFATPETASPDFVGSYGGVIHEMTEARDVRMGMYGHSNQVAHHVNYMYDAAGQPWKTQRNVREVLSRLYVGSEIGQGYHGDEDNGEQSAWYLFSALGFYPLVMGSGEYAVGSPLFTKATVHLENGRDLVVRAPENSARNVYVQGLKVNGRAWESTSLPHSLLARGGVLDFDMGSRPSKWGTGKNAAPVSITQDDEVPTPRADVLVGDGALFDNTSATDAAVTSVDLPVSQQVKGVQYTVTSSSDHTRAPSGWTLQGSDDGTTWKTLDRRSGESFAWDRQTRAFTVRSPGTYGKYRLVLDGEAVVSEVELLA; this comes from the coding sequence GTGACCGTGGGCTCACAGGGCGCGGCGGTCGCCCTGCCCGAGGCCTCGGCCCCGGCGGACCGGGGGTTCACCTCCTCTTTCGAGGCCGGCGAACCGGCACCCGACTGGACCAGCAGCGTCGACGGCGACCGGGCCTCCGGCGTCGACGGCGGCTACAGCACCGGCATCCCGGGCAATGTCACCGACCAGGTCACGGACGTCCGGGCGAGCGCCGAGAACACCGGCGGCGGCGAGGTGAAGGAGAACCTCGTCGACGGCGAGCCCGGCACCAAGTGGCTGGCCTTCGAGTCCACCGGCTGGGCCGAGTTCGACCTGGCCAAGCCGCTCAAGGTGGTCACCTACGCGCTGACCTCGGCCAATGACTTCGCCGAGCGGGATCCCAGGGACTGGACGCTGAAGGGCTCGACCGACGGCAAGGACTGGAAGACCCTCGACACCCGCTCCGGCGAATCGTTCGACGAACGGTTCCGGACAAAGTCGTACGACATCGCGGATCCGGCCGAATACCAGCACTTCCGGCTCGAGATCACGAAGAACAACGGCGCCGACGGCATCCTCCAGCTGGCCGATGTGCAGCTGTCCACCGGCGGCGGCGAGGGGCCGGTGCCGCCGGACATGCTCTCGCTGGTCGACCGCGGTCCGAGCGGATCGCCCACCGCGAAGGCGGGCGCCGGATTCACCGGAAAGAGAGCCCTGCGTTACGCCGGACGGCACACCGCGGACGGGCGGGCGTACTCGACCAACAAGGTCTTCGACGTGGACGTGGCGGTGGATCCGCTGACCCGGCTGTCGTACCGGATCTTCCCGTCGATGGCGGACGGCGACCGGGACTACGACGCGACGAACGTCTCCGTGGACCTGGCCTTCACCGACGGCACCTTCCTGAGCGAGCTCGGGGCGCGTGACCAGCACGGATTCGCGCTGTCGCCGAAGGGGCAGGGCGCCGCCAAGGTGCTCTACGTCAACCAGTGGAACAACGTGGTCTCGCGGATCGGGTCGGTCGCGGCCGGGAAGACCGTCGACCGGGTCCTCGTCGCGTACGACTCCCCGAGCGGGCCGGCGAAGTTCCGGGGCTGGCTGGACGACGTGACGCTGGAGCGGGCCGCTCCGGAGAAGCCGAAGGCGCATCTGTCGGACTACGCGCTCACCACCCGCGGCACCAACTCCAGCGGCGGCTTCTCGCGCGGCAACGACTTCCCCGCGACGGCCGTGCCGCACGGCTTCAACTTCTGGACGCCGGTGACCAACGCGTCCTCGCTGAGCTGGCTCTACGACTACGCCCGCGCCAACAACGCGGACAATCTGCCGACGGTCCAGGCGTTCAGCGCGAGCCACGAGCCGAGTCCGTGGATGGGCGACCGGCAGACCTTCCAGGTGATGCCGTCGGCCGCCCCGGGCACCCCGGACACCGGCCGTGAGGCGCGGGAGCTGGCGTTCCGGCACGAGAACGAGACGGCGCGGCCGTACTACTACGGGGTGCGGTTCGAGAACGGGCTGAAGGCGGAGATGACGCCGACCGACCATGCGGCGGCCCTGCGCTTCACCTACCCGGGCGACGACGCGAGTGTGCTCTTCGACAACGTGACGGACCAGGCGGGGCTGACGCTCGACAAGGACGCCGGGGTGATCACGGGGTACTCGGACGTGAAGTCCGGCCTGTCCACCGGGGCGACCCGGCTTTTCGTGTACGGCGTCTTCGACAAGCCGGTGAAGGACGGCTCCTCCGCCGGGGTCAAGGGCTATCTGCGCTTCGACGCCGGTGCGGACCGGACCGTCACGCTGCGGCTCGCGACCTCGCTCATCAGCCTGGACCAGGCGAAGGACAACCTGCGCCAGGAGATCCCGGACGGCACGTCCTTCGAAACGGTCCGGGACCGGGCCCAGCGGCAGTGGGACCGGCTGCTCGGCAAGGTCGAGGTGGAGGGCGCCACGCAGGACCAGCTGACCACGCTGTACTCCAGCCTGTACCGGCTGTACCTGTACCCCAACTCGGGTTTCGAGAAGGTCGGTTCGAAGTTCCAGTACGCCTCGCCCTTCTCCCCGATGCCGGGCCCCGACACCCCGACGCACACCGGGGCGAAGATCGTGGACGGCAAGGTGTACGTCAACAACGGCTTCTGGGACACCTATCGGACGACCTGGCCGGCGTACTCGCTGCTGACGCCCTCTCAGGCTGGTGAGATGGTCGACGGGTTCGTCCAGCAGTACAAGGACGGCGGCTGGACCTCGCGCTGGTCCTCCCCCGGGTACGCGGACCTGATGACCGGCACCTCGTCGGACGTGGCCTTCTCGGACGCGTACGTCAAGGGCGTCGACTTCGACGCGAGGTCGGCGTACGACGCGGCCCTGAAGAACGCGACCGTCGTGCCCCCGTCGTCCGGCGTGGGCCGCAAGGGCATGGCGACCTCCCCCTTCCTCGGCTACACCAGCACCGACACCCACGAGGGCCTGTCCTGGGCGCTGGAGGGCTACCTCAACGACTACGGCATCGCGCGGATGGGACAGGCGCTCCACGCGAAGACCGGCGAGAAGCGCTACAAGGAGGAGTCGGAGTACTTCCTCAACCGGGCCCGCGACTATGTGAACCTCTTCGACTCCAGGGCGGGCTTCTTCCAGGGCCGGGACGCCGACGGCGACTGGCGTGTGGAGTCGGCGGGGTACGACCCGCGTGTGTGGGGCTACGACTACACCGAGACCAACGGCTGGGGCTACGCCTTCACCGCCCCGCAGGACAGCCGGGGCCTCGCCAACCTGTACGGCGGCCGCTCCGGGCTCGCGGAGAAGCTGGACGAGTACTTCGCGACACCCGAGACGGCCTCGCCGGACTTCGTCGGCTCCTACGGCGGGGTCATCCACGAGATGACGGAGGCGCGGGACGTCCGGATGGGCATGTACGGGCACTCCAACCAGGTCGCCCACCACGTCAACTACATGTACGACGCCGCCGGTCAGCCGTGGAAGACGCAGCGCAATGTCCGTGAGGTGCTGTCCCGGTTGTACGTCGGCAGCGAGATCGGTCAGGGCTATCACGGTGACGAGGACAACGGCGAGCAGTCGGCCTGGTATCTGTTCTCGGCGCTGGGCTTCTACCCGTTGGTGATGGGCAGCGGCGAGTACGCGGTCGGATCACCTCTGTTCACCAAGGCGACGGTCCATCTGGAGAACGGGCGGGACCTGGTGGTCAGGGCGCCCGAGAACAGTGCGCGGAACGTGTACGTGCAGGGGCTGAAGGTCAACGGCCGTGCGTGGGAGTCGACTTCACTGCCCCACTCCTTGCTGGCCCGTGGTGGCGTGCTGGACTTCGACATGGGTTCCCGGCCGTCGAAGTGGGGCACGGGGAAGAACGCGGCTCCGGTGTCCATCACCCAGGACGACGAGGTGCCCACACCGCGTGCGGACGTGCTCGTCGGTGACGGGGCGTTGTTCGACAACACCTCGGCGACGGACGCGGCCGTGACCTCGGTGGATCTGCCGGTGTCCCAGCAGGTCAAGGGCGTCCAGTACACGGTGACGTCGTCCTCGGACCACACGAGGGCGCCGAGCGGCTGGACCCTCCAGGGCTCGGACGACGGGACCACGTGGAAGACCCTGGACCGGCGGTCCGGGGAGTCCTTCGCATGGGACCGGCAGACACGGGCGTTCACCGTGAGGTCTCCGGGTACGTACGGGAAGTACCGTCTGGTGCTCGACGGCGAGGCGGTGGTGTCGGAAGTCGAACTGCTCGCCTGA
- a CDS encoding alpha-glucuronidase, with protein sequence MQGVDPAWLPDGAFRPIGTRRTLIRGSGPLVDTVYGEVAKACERFGGSVSREPGSYDLVLELDGDDGSEGFVYERADGCTTVTASGARGLLYGFFQVVRLGETAFLDDAHPASYQPRSALRMLDHWDNVAVHPVMGQVERGYAGGSLFWEDGRARGDLERVRAYGRLLAACGINAVAVNNVNVHATEARLLTDRIGEVADIAGALRPYGIRTHLSVTFAAPIVLGGLVSADPLDESVRAWWAGATARVYAAIPDFGGFVVKADSEGQPGPFAYGRSHADGANMLAAALAPHGGTVHWRAFVYNHHQDWRDRSTDRARAAYDHFVPLDGEFADNAVLQVKHGPMDFQVREPVSPLIGAMPGTRLAVELQATQEYTGQQRHVCWLGPMWSEVLRFAIDGESSVGALERGGLVAVANVGDDPFWTGHPLAQANLYTFGRLAWDPDADPHRVLDEWIRLTFGSGPGLAAGLRSILGGSWRTYEKYTAPLGVGFMVQPGHHYGPSVDGYEYSPWGTYHFADRDGVGVDRSVASGTGYAGQYAKPWADVYESPLSCPDELLLFFHHVSYGHMLHSGKTVIQHIYDTRFEGVAEVEAACERWASLVDLVDPARHARVAERFEEQLRSAREWRDQVNSYFFRKSGAADERGRTIY encoded by the coding sequence ATGCAGGGTGTCGATCCGGCCTGGCTGCCGGACGGGGCGTTCCGGCCGATCGGCACCCGGCGGACCCTGATCCGTGGCTCGGGTCCACTCGTGGACACGGTGTACGGGGAGGTGGCCAAGGCCTGCGAGCGGTTCGGAGGGAGCGTCTCGCGTGAACCCGGCTCGTACGACCTGGTGTTGGAGCTGGACGGGGACGACGGCTCCGAGGGGTTCGTGTACGAGCGGGCTGACGGGTGCACGACCGTCACCGCGTCCGGCGCGCGCGGGCTGCTGTACGGGTTCTTCCAGGTCGTACGGCTCGGCGAGACTGCGTTCCTCGATGACGCTCACCCCGCCTCGTATCAGCCCCGGTCGGCGCTGCGGATGCTCGATCACTGGGACAACGTGGCCGTGCATCCGGTCATGGGGCAGGTGGAGCGCGGCTACGCCGGCGGGTCACTGTTCTGGGAGGACGGGCGGGCGCGCGGGGACCTGGAGCGGGTGCGGGCCTACGGCAGGCTGCTGGCGGCCTGCGGGATCAACGCCGTGGCCGTCAACAACGTCAACGTGCACGCGACCGAGGCACGGCTGCTGACCGACCGGATCGGTGAAGTGGCGGACATCGCGGGCGCGTTGCGGCCGTACGGCATCCGGACGCATCTGTCGGTCACCTTCGCCGCGCCGATCGTGCTGGGCGGACTGGTGAGCGCGGATCCGCTGGACGAGTCGGTGCGCGCGTGGTGGGCCGGGGCGACCGCCCGGGTGTACGCGGCGATCCCCGACTTCGGCGGGTTCGTGGTGAAGGCCGACTCCGAGGGGCAGCCGGGCCCGTTCGCGTACGGGCGCAGTCACGCGGACGGCGCGAACATGCTCGCCGCCGCGCTCGCGCCGCACGGCGGCACGGTCCACTGGCGGGCCTTCGTCTACAACCACCACCAGGACTGGCGGGACCGCTCGACGGACCGGGCACGGGCCGCGTACGACCATTTCGTGCCGCTGGACGGGGAGTTCGCCGACAACGCCGTCCTCCAGGTCAAGCACGGGCCGATGGACTTCCAGGTGCGGGAGCCGGTCTCCCCGCTGATCGGGGCGATGCCCGGCACCCGGCTGGCCGTGGAGCTGCAGGCGACGCAGGAGTACACCGGGCAGCAGCGGCATGTGTGCTGGCTGGGGCCGATGTGGAGCGAGGTGCTGCGGTTCGCGATCGACGGGGAGTCCTCGGTGGGCGCGCTGGAACGTGGCGGGCTCGTCGCCGTGGCGAACGTCGGGGACGACCCGTTCTGGACGGGTCATCCGCTGGCACAGGCGAACCTGTACACCTTCGGCCGGCTGGCCTGGGACCCGGACGCCGACCCGCATCGCGTCCTCGACGAGTGGATCCGGCTCACCTTCGGGTCGGGGCCCGGCCTCGCGGCGGGTCTGCGCTCGATTCTGGGCGGCTCGTGGCGGACGTACGAGAAGTACACCGCTCCTCTCGGTGTGGGGTTCATGGTCCAGCCGGGGCACCACTACGGGCCGAGCGTCGACGGCTACGAGTACAGCCCCTGGGGCACCTATCACTTCGCCGACCGCGACGGCGTCGGTGTCGACCGGAGCGTGGCGAGCGGGACCGGGTACGCCGGGCAGTACGCCAAGCCCTGGGCCGACGTGTACGAATCGCCTCTCTCGTGCCCGGACGAGCTGCTGCTGTTCTTCCACCACGTGTCGTACGGGCACATGCTGCACAGCGGCAAGACGGTGATCCAGCACATCTACGACACGCGCTTCGAGGGTGTGGCGGAGGTGGAGGCAGCCTGTGAGCGGTGGGCCTCGCTGGTGGACCTCGTGGACCCGGCGCGCCACGCACGGGTGGCGGAGCGGTTCGAGGAGCAGCTCCGGAGCGCCCGCGAGTGGCGCGATCAGGTCAACAGCTACTTCTTCCGGAAGTCGGGGGCGGCGGACGAGCGGGGGCGGACGATCTACTGA
- a CDS encoding beta-galactosidase, giving the protein MSPSSSKIPYGGDYNPEQWPQEFWDADHRLFTRAGIDTLTVGVFSWSLTQPAEDTYDFTVLDRVLDRAAAEGRQICLATGTAALPPWLAKAYPEVNRTDFEGRRHRYGQRHNFCPNSPAYRRLATAMAARLAERYAHHPALLAWHINNEYGGVCYCDLCAGAFRDWLRNKYVTLDALNDAWWTAFWSHRYTSFEEIEPPSALTEHWRGPDHTAFQSITLDYFRFTTDALLGCFLAEKEVIRTHDPVTPVTTNFMGMFRPLDYHRWAPHLDFASWDSYPPLDAPPTWPALAHDLMRGLKDGAPFWLMEQTPSTTACRDVNPLRRPGELRLATFQAIAHGADAALYFQMRASRGACEKYHGAVIGHAGRDDTRVFREVAALGAELETLGDATLGARTPARTALLFDWDSWWALEISDGPSRLVKYQEVVHAYYRAARGAGADVDVVPHTADLTPYDVVLAPALHMVKGDLAARLEAVAERGGTVVATFLSGRVDEHDRAFLTDVPGPLAPLMGIRIDEWDSRQAEFAQPIPELASAGRLVFEIVQPRGAETVATYGSDFYAGTPAVTRNPYGRGEGWYVATALDQPGVDRVVRRVLSRHDLIGPYADHEGLETAARVAPDGTHLLFLLNHSAQPAGLTAHTTATDLLSGKKVEAGDPLTLDPLGVAVLRAQ; this is encoded by the coding sequence ATGAGCCCGTCGAGCTCCAAGATCCCCTATGGCGGCGACTACAACCCCGAGCAGTGGCCGCAGGAGTTCTGGGACGCGGACCACCGGCTGTTCACCCGGGCCGGCATCGACACCCTCACCGTGGGCGTCTTCTCCTGGTCTCTCACCCAACCCGCCGAGGACACCTACGACTTCACGGTCCTCGACCGCGTCCTCGACCGGGCGGCGGCCGAGGGCCGACAGATCTGTCTGGCCACGGGTACGGCAGCCCTGCCGCCCTGGCTGGCCAAGGCGTACCCCGAGGTGAACCGCACCGACTTCGAGGGCCGCCGCCACCGCTACGGCCAGCGCCACAACTTCTGCCCCAACTCACCGGCGTACCGCCGGCTCGCGACCGCGATGGCGGCACGGCTCGCCGAACGGTACGCGCACCACCCGGCGTTGCTCGCCTGGCACATCAACAACGAGTACGGCGGAGTCTGTTACTGCGACCTGTGTGCCGGGGCCTTCCGTGACTGGCTGCGGAACAAGTACGTCACCCTCGACGCCCTCAACGACGCCTGGTGGACGGCCTTCTGGTCGCACCGCTACACCTCCTTCGAGGAGATCGAGCCGCCCAGCGCCCTCACCGAGCACTGGCGGGGCCCGGACCACACCGCCTTCCAGAGCATCACGCTCGACTACTTCCGCTTCACCACCGACGCGCTGCTCGGCTGCTTCCTCGCCGAGAAGGAGGTGATCCGCACCCATGATCCGGTCACCCCCGTCACGACCAACTTCATGGGCATGTTTCGCCCCCTCGACTACCACCGCTGGGCACCCCACCTCGACTTCGCGTCCTGGGACAGCTACCCGCCCCTGGACGCCCCGCCGACCTGGCCCGCCCTGGCCCACGACCTGATGCGCGGCCTCAAGGACGGAGCCCCCTTCTGGCTCATGGAGCAGACCCCCTCCACGACGGCCTGCCGTGACGTCAACCCCCTGCGCCGACCGGGCGAGTTGCGCCTGGCCACCTTCCAGGCGATCGCCCACGGCGCCGACGCGGCCCTCTACTTCCAGATGCGCGCCTCCCGCGGAGCGTGCGAGAAGTACCACGGGGCGGTCATCGGCCACGCGGGCCGCGACGACACCCGGGTGTTCCGGGAAGTGGCCGCACTGGGCGCGGAGTTGGAGACGCTCGGCGACGCGACCCTGGGCGCCCGCACTCCCGCCCGCACCGCCCTGCTCTTCGACTGGGACAGCTGGTGGGCCCTGGAGATCTCCGACGGCCCCTCGCGGCTGGTGAAGTACCAGGAGGTGGTCCACGCCTACTACCGGGCCGCCCGCGGGGCCGGCGCCGACGTGGACGTCGTCCCGCACACCGCCGACCTCACCCCGTACGACGTGGTCCTCGCCCCCGCCCTGCACATGGTCAAGGGTGACCTCGCCGCCCGCCTCGAGGCGGTGGCGGAACGCGGCGGCACCGTCGTGGCCACCTTCCTCTCCGGCCGCGTCGACGAACACGACCGTGCCTTCCTCACCGACGTCCCCGGCCCCCTCGCCCCGCTCATGGGCATCCGGATCGACGAATGGGACTCCCGCCAGGCGGAATTCGCCCAGCCGATCCCGGAGCTTGCCTCGGCAGGACGGCTCGTCTTCGAGATCGTGCAGCCCCGGGGTGCCGAGACGGTCGCCACCTACGGCTCCGACTTCTACGCGGGGACCCCCGCCGTCACCCGCAACCCGTACGGGCGGGGCGAGGGCTGGTACGTCGCCACCGCCCTCGACCAGCCGGGCGTCGACCGGGTGGTCCGCCGGGTCCTGTCCCGTCACGATCTCATCGGCCCGTACGCCGACCACGAGGGCCTGGAGACGGCCGCCCGGGTCGCCCCCGACGGCACCCACCTGCTCTTCCTCCTCAACCACTCGGCACAGCCGGCCGGGCTGACGGCCCACACCACCGCGACCGACCTGCTCAGCGGCAAGAAGGTGGAGGCGGGCGACCCTCTCACCCTCGACCCGCTCGGCGTCGCCGTACTCCGTGCTCAGTAG